CTTACGGGCCCAGTCCGCTGGGGTGACCAGGTGTTCAGCGCGCACCGAGGCGTCCAGGCCGGTCATCCCGCGGGATTCGAGGGTGGACACGATGTGGTCGCGGTAGCGGCTCCCCTCCTCGTCCCAGTCGATGTTCCCGGCTTCCAGATTGGGCGCGGGCGCCAGCACGTAGAAGAGGTGGCGCCCCTCAGGGGCCAGGGAGGGGTCGGTGAGGGTCGGTTGGGTGACCAGTAGCGAGGGGTCGCTCATGGTCCGCCCCTGGTCGATGATCTCGGTGAACGTGCTCTGCCACGCCGTTCCGAAGGAGATGGTGTGGTGCGACAGGTGGTCCCAGGTGCGGTCGGTGCCCAGGTGCAGGACCACGGCCGAGGGCGAGAACCGCTGACGCACCGGCCTACGGGAGCGGTGCCCGAGCAGCCGGTGGGCGGCCGGCAGGTCCGTGGTCAGTACCACCTGGTCACAGGCGATCCGTTCCCCCTGGTCGGTGATCACCGCGGTGACGCGGTCCCCGGAGCGCTCCAGGCGGCTCACCGACTCCCCGTAGCGCAGGTCGGCGCCGGCCTTGGCGGCGGCCGCGGCCATGGCTTCGCCGATCATCCGCATCCCGCCCCGGGGGAAGTAGACGCCGGCCACGGTGTCCATGTAGGCGATGACGGCGTAGGCGGCCAGTGCCCTGTCGGGTGCGACGCCGGCGTAGAGCGCCTGGAAGGAGAAGATCCTGCGCAGCCGTTCGTCCTTGACGTGCCTGCCCACGGCCGGTGCCAGGCGGCCGAACCCGCCCATCGCGGCCAAGCGCACCAGGTCGGGGCCGAGCAGGTCGAGAGGCGAGTCGAACTGGGCGTCGATGAAGGAGCGCATCTCCACGTCGTACAGCCGGGTCAGCCAGTCACGCAGGCGCAGGTAGCCCACGGCCTCGCGGGTTCCGGCGGCACGGGCGACCTCCGCGGCCATGCGTGCGCGGTCGGTGTGGACGTCGATCGTGGAACCGTCGGCGAAGGCCGCGCGGTAGGCGGGCGCCAGGGGCACCAGTTCGATCCGGTCCCGGACGGACTCCCCCACCGCGGCGAAGGCCTCGTCCAGCAGCTCGGGCATGGTGAGGACGGTGGGGCCGGTGTCCAGGCGGTAGCCCTCCATGTCCTGGCGCCCCGCGCGACCGCCGGGGTGGTCCTCACGTTCCACCACCACCACGTCGCGCCCGGCGCCCAGCAAGTGCAGTGCACAGGAGAGCCCGGACCAACCGGCTCCCACCACGACCACGGGACGACGCCCGCTTCCTTGAACCACGCTCACGGTTTCTCCTTGACTTCCGGGAATGTCACGTATCCGGTGTTCATGGCTGAGCGGCCGTCTGAGCGAAGGAACACAGGCCTTCGCCGACCGCGGGGGCGAGATCGAGCGGGGCGAGCCGCCCGAGACCGCGTTCGGCCAGTTCCCGGCAGCGCCGCTGGACCAGGCTCCGGGCGCCCACCCGTTCGAGTGCGTGCGCCGCGCCTTCGATGTCCACGTGTTCGGACGGCCCTCCGGTCAGGCACAGCGTGCGCAGTGCCTCGGTGTCGCCCTGCTCCCGGGCCAACCGGAGTCCGGCGGCCAGCAGAAAGGTGTTCTTGCCCTCCCGCAGGTCCTCCCCGGGTTCCTTACCCGTTCGGGCGGGATCGCCGTAGAGGTCCAGCAGGTCGTCCCGCAGTTGGAAGGCCACCCCCACGTCCGCGCCGTAGCCGCGCAGGGCCGCCAGGGTCCGCGCCGGCGCGCCGGCCATGGCCGCGCCCAGGTGAAGCGGCCGTTCGACCGTGTAGGTGGCGGTCTTGAGGTGGTCGGCGTGCAGTGCGCTGAGCTCGGACCGCTCACCGCGAGCCTGTGCGCGCAGATCGAGGAACTGCCCGGCCATGACCTCCGTGCGCATCTCCCGCCACACCGTGTGAGCGGCGCTCCGGGTGGGCAGGCTCTCCAGAGACTCGTGGAGCAGGTCATCGGCCCAGGCCATGGCGAGGTCACCGACCAGGATCGCCATGGACTCCCCGTAGCGGCGGGCGTCCCCGGAGTACCGGCGCGCGCGGTGCTCCGCGGTGTGGGCGGCGTGGAAGGAGGGCTGACCGCGGCGCATGGGTGCGGCGTCCATGACGTCGTCGTGGGCGAGGGCGAACGACTGGAGGACCTCGATGGCCGAACAGGCGCTCAGCGCGGCTCGGGCATCGGCTCCGCGCACCGCGCCGCCCCCGGCCAGCCAGCCCCACCACGCCAGCACCGAGCGCAGCCTCTTGCCGCCGTCCAGGGTGAAGGACGCGAGCCTGACCGCGAGGTCGGCCGCGAAGTCCTTGTCCACCTTGTCAGCGGCGTTGACGCGGCCTTGGAGGTACTCGGACAGCAGGTCTCCCACGAGCGACCGGACACCGTCCAGGTCTGCTGGCAGCGTTGTCTCGTGCAGGTGCGCTGAAAGCAAGGCGTCGACTCCCCCGACAGGGCCCAAAAGTCACAGAATGTCTTATTTTCAGAGTATCTTGTATATCTAACTATTTCATGCGATGCGGCTTCACGGCCAAGCGACACCTGGGATGAGGCCTAAGATCAACAGGAACGACGGAGGGACCGTGCACGAAGCGGCGAGGGAGACCAATGACGAGCGCGCCCAACGCTGGGACCACGGAGAGCGGGGCCGTTGACGAGGTCGACCGCAGGCCCCGCGAGGAGCTCTACATGGCGCTCCAGCAAGACGGTCAGCAGCTGGCCGTGCGCCTCGTACGCCTCCTGCACCGGATGGCCGACCGTACGGGCATGAACCCGACCGACTTCCAGTGCTACATGCTTCTCCGAGCCAGCGGAACCATGACACCCGGCGAAATAGCGGACAGTCTCTGCCTGTCCACGGGGTCGGTGACCGGCGTGGTGGACCGGATGGAGGCGCACGGTCTGGTCGAACGGACACCGCACCCGCTGGACAGGCGCAAGGTCGCCGTACGACTGGTCGAAGGGGCGGAGGGCAGGATCGGCCCCACCGCTCCGGGGATGCGGCAGGCGATGATCGACCTGCACTCCGGCTACACGCTGGAAGAGCTGGAGGTCATCGTGGACTGGCTGGACCGTGCCGGATCGACCCTGGACTCACTCATCGATCCCAGGACCTGACCCCGCCCCGCCCTCGTGTTCCAGCCCTCCGCTCCGGAGCGTGAACCCGTGATCCGACATGTCATACTCTGCCGGAAACTCTCCGCATTGTGACGGTTGCTTTACTACCAGGGACGAAAGCCTCTACCATCCCACGGGACCCATCCGTGACCGGTAGCAGGAACCGGCGCCCGACCCCCGCCCGAAACTCTCCGTGACGGGGATGGGAAGGAGCCACCATCTCAACCCTGCGCGAATTCATCCAAGAACGAACCAACCCTCCGGTGTTCATCACCTCCGGAGCGGTCATCATCGCCTTCGTCGTCCTGGGCATCGCCTACACGGACCCGCTGCTCCAAGCGGCACAGAGCACCCGTGACTGGATCGGCTCGACGCTCGGCTGGTTCTACGTCCTGGCGACCACCTTCTTCCTCGGCGCAGCGATCTTCCTGATGCTCAGCAGGTTCGGGAAGGTCCGGCTGGGGCCGGACGACTCCCGGCCAGAGTTCAGCACCATGGCCTGGTTCGCGATGCTCTTCACCACCGGTATGGGTATCGGTCTGGTCTTCTGGGGCGTGGCCGAGCCGGTCAACCACCTGCACGACCCGCGTGACGCCACACAGGCGCCCATCGTCGTGGAGCAGGGCCAAGCCGGAGAGGAACAGCTCGAGGAGGCCGAGGAAGCCGGGCTGACGCCCATCGTCATCGAGGACGAGGAAGGCGAGGAGGTCGACGCTCTCCTCCAGCCCGAGGCCGCCAGCAGCTCGCTGGCGTCGAGCTTCTTCCACTGGAGCTTCCACCCCTGGGCGATCTACATCGCGGTGGGGCTGTCGCTGGGCTACTTCGCCTACCGCAAGGGCCTGCCACTGCGGCCAGCCTCGGCCCTCTACCCACTGCTGGGCGAACGCGCCTTCGGCTGGCCCGGCAACATCGTCGACGTCCTCGCGGTGTTCGGGACCATCTTCGGCCTGGCGACCTCCCTGGGGCTGGGCACCCTGCAGATCAGCAGCGGCCTCAGCCGGGTGTTCGGAATCCCGGACAACGGGCTGACACAGTCCCTCATCATCATCGTCATCACCGCCATCGCGCTGTTCAGCGTCCTGTCGGGGATCGACAAGGGTCTGCGCAGGCTCTCGGTCATCAACCTGTGGCTGGCCTTCCTGCTCCTGGCCTTCGTCTTCGTCGCCGGGCCCAAGCTGTGGATGATCAGCGGCATGACCTCGGGCGCCGGTGAGTACCTGGAAAACCTCATTCCGTGGAGCCTGTCCTTCCCGAGCCCGCTGGCCGACGAACAGGCGGCGGGCTTCACCACGGGGTGGAGCGTCTTCTACTGGGGCTGGTGGATCTCCTGGGCCCCGTTCGTCGGCATCTTCCTGGCCCGCATCTCCTACGGCCGCACCATCCGGGAGTTCATCCTCGGCGCGCTCTTCGCGCCGGTCGTCGTGTCGGTCCTGTGGTTCGGCGTCTTCGGCGGCTCGGGCCTGTACTACGAGCTGTTCGGTGACGGCGGCTTCCAGGACGGCAACGAGGCCGACGCCGCGTTCCACCTGATGGAGGCGCTCCCGCTGGCACCGGTGGTGGCGCTCGTCGCCTCCCTGCTGCTGATCCTCGTCGTGACGATCTTCTTCGTCACCTCCTCGGACTCCGGTTCCCTGGTGGTCGACATGCTCACCAACGGCGGCAGCACGAAGGCCTACCGGCTCCAGCGCGGCTTCTGGGCGGTCAGCGAGGGCGCCGTGACGCTCATCCTGCTCGTCCTGGGCGGCGCACTGGCACTCGACGCCCTCCAAGCGGCGTCGGTGGTCACCGGCCTGCCCTTCGCGGTGATCCTGATCTTCATGCTGTGGGGTCTGTTCAAGGCGCTCGCGAGCGAACCGAAGCCCGGCGCGCCGAAGAGGGTCCGGGCGGAGGATCGACCGCCAGCCGCCCCTTCTGGGAACATCAGGGTGGGCCGTAAGGGTGAAGAAGGCACTCCAGAGGAGGCAGAGGGCACATGACACCCAAGAGGTTCAGCAACCCCTTCCACGGGGTCGTCGACATGATCACGGAGATGAACCGCATCTCCGACACCATGTCCTCGATCGAGACGAGCCAGGCCGGTGAGCGCGAACGCGGCTTCGCCGACGCCTGGAGCCCGCCCACGGACATCCTCGCCCGCGGCCGCGACCTGGTGATCAGGTGCGAGGTCCCCGGCGTGTACGAGGAGGACGTGTCGGTCAGCCTCAACCACGGCATCCTGACCATCAGCGGGGAGCGGCGGCGCGACGAGGACGACGTCGTCTACTACTCCTCGGAGCGGTTCATGGGCACCTTCCGCCGGGAGATCAGCCTTCCCGACGGGGTGGGCGAGAAGGATGTGGAGGCCAGCTACGGCGAGGGCCTGTTGGAGGTGGTCGTCCACGGGGCGGCCAACCAGCGCGTCCCCAAGCGGATCAACATCTCACGGCGCAAGCGCACCTGATCCGGGCAGGCCCCAGGAACCCAACGACCCCCGCCGGGCGCGTGCCCGGCGGGGGTCGTTCGCGTGTGAGGGCTAGAAGACGCGGTCGGCCTCGTAGGGGCCGATCACGGCCAGCGCCCGCGGACGGGCCAGCAGCTCGGCGGCGACCGCGGCCACGTCATCCTGGGTGAGCGCGTCGTACTTCGCCAGGTCCTCATCGATGGAGGAGTGGCGCGGCCGGGTGAGCTCGTGCGAGAGCAGGCGCCCCATACGGGCGTTGGTGCCCTCGCTGCCCAGCACCATGGCGCCCTGGATCTGGCCCTTGGCGCGGGTCAGCTCCTCGGCGGTGATGCCGGAGGCGGCGACCTTGGCCAGCTCGTCGCGGCAGACCCCGATGACCTCGTCGGCCTTCTCCGGCAGACAGCCCGCGTAGATCTGGAAGGTGCCGGTGTCGGCGTACGCCGTGTGGTAGGCGTGCACCGCGTAGGCCAGGCCGCGCTTCTCGCGCACCTCCTGGAACAGGCGGGAGGACATGCCACCGCCCAGAGCGGCGCTGAGCAGGCGCAGGGCGTACCAGCGCGGATCGGTACGGGTCAGCCCCTCCGAACCCAGGATGATGTGGGCCTGCTCGGTCTCACGCGGTTGCACCACCGTGCCGCCGAAGGTGCGGACCGGCTTCCCCGCGATGCGCGGGCGGGACGGGCGGGCGTCACCGGCGGCGGCCAGGCGGTCGGCGAACATGGCCTGGACCTGCTCGACCACCGTGTCGTGCTCCAGGCTGCCCGCGGCGGTGACGATGAGCTCCGAGGGCACGTAGGCGTCCCGGTACTGCTCGGCGATGCGTTCGCGGGCCAGCGCCTTGATGGTGTCGGCGGTGCCCAGGATCGGGCGGCCCAGCGGGGTGTCACCGAAGAAGTGCTCGGCGAAGACGTCGTCCACCAGGTCGGCGGGCTCGTCCTCGTACATGGCGATCTCCTCGAGGATCACGCCGCGCTCGGTCTCGACCTCGTCCTCGTCCAGGACGGAGTTGGCCACCATGTCACCGACCACGTCCACCGCGAGCGGAAGGTCCCGGTCCAGGACCTTCGCGTAGTAGCAGGTGTGCTCCTTGGTGGTGTAGGCGTTGTGGTCGGCGCCCACACCGTCCAGCAGCGCGGAGATCTCCAGCGCCGAGCGGGTCCCGGTCCCCTTGAAGAGCAGGTGCTCCAGGAAGTGCGCCGACCCCGCGTGCGCGGAGTCCTCGTCACGGGAGCCGGTGGTCGCGGAGATCCCGAAGGCCGCGGACCGGCCGCCGGGGATGTTCTCGGTGACCACGCGCAGGCCGCCGGGCAGTACCGTCCGACGCACCAGTCCGGAGCCGCCGTCGGGCTCCAGCAGCGTCACGGTCGTGCCCGGCTCCTGCTCTGCGGCGATGGGGACAGAACTCATGGATCCTTCTTCTTCGCGTCGGGGCATTCAGCAGAGCATACGTGTGGGACGACGGCGGGGCGGCCGCGTCGTGAAGACGCGACCGCCCCGGGTCAGACGGGCTCAGGATCAGGTGTTCTCGGAACGCCCGCCGGAGCTGCGACGCCGACGGCGGCGCGGGGCGCCCTCGCCCTTGTCGTCGTCCTTGTCGGAGTCCTCGTCCGAACCCTCGGCGCTGTCGGCCTTGGGAGCGGAGTCGGCCTTGTCCGACTTGGCGTTCTCGGACTCGACGACCTCGACCGGGACCAGGGAGAGCTTCCCGCGGTCGTCGATCTCGCGGATCTCGACCTGGATCTTCTCGCCGATGCTGATCACGTCGTCGAGGTTCTCGATGCGCTGGCCGCCGTGCAGCTTGCGGATCTGCGAGATGTGCAGCAGACCGTCCTTGCCGGGCAGCAGCGAGACGAACGCGCCGAAGGCGGTCGTCTTCACGACGGTGCCCAGGTAGCGGTCGCCCACCTCGGGCATGGTCGGGTTCGCGATCTGGTTGATCGTGTCCCGGGCGGCCTCCGCGGAGGGGCCGTCGGTGGCACCGATGTAGATGGTGCCGTCGTCCTCGATCGAGATGTCCGCGCCGGTGTCGTCCTGGATCGAGTTGATCATCTTGCCCTTGGGGCCGATGACCTCGCCGATCTTGTCGACGGGCACCTTGACGGTGAGGATGCGCGGAGCGTTCGGGCTCATCTCGGCCGGACGCTCGATGGCCTCCTGCATGACGTCGAGGATGGCCAGACGGGCGCCGCGGGCCTGCTGCAGGGCCAGGGCCAGCTGCTCGGCGGGGATGCCGTCGAGCTTGGTGTCCAGCTGCAGGGCCGTGATGAGCTCACGGGTACCGGCGACCTTGAAGTCCATGTCGCCGAAGGCGTCCTCGGCACCGAGGATGTCGGTCAGCGTGACGAACTGGTCGCCCTCGCTGATCAGACCCATGGCGATACCGGAGACCATCTCCTTGAGCGGCACACCGGCCGCCATCAGGGACATGGTGGAGGCGCAGACCGAACCCATCGAGGTGGAACCGTTGGACCCGAGGGCCTCGGAGACCTGACGGATGGCGTACGGGAACTCCTCGCGGGCGGGCAGAACCGGCAGCAGGGCCCGCTCGGCCAGGGCGCCGTGCCCGATCTCGCGCCGCTTGGGCGAGCCCACCCGACCGGTCTCACCGGTGGAGTAGGGCGGGAAGTTGTAGTTGTGCATGTAGCGCTTGGTCTTGTCAGGGTTGAGCGTGTCAACCATCTGTTCCATGCGCAGCATGTTCAACGTGGTGACGCCCATGATCTGGGTCTCGCCACGCTCGAAGAGGGCCGAACCGTGCACCCGCGGGAGAATGCCGACCTCGGCGCTCAGCTGACGGATGTCCTTGGGGCCGCGGCCGTCGATGCGGACCTGGTCGCGCAGCACGCGCTCACGCATGAGCTGCTTGCTCAGGCTGCGGAAGGCGGCGCCGACCTCCTTCTCACGACCCTCGAAGTCCTCGGCCAGCTTCTCGGCGGCGGAGGCCTTGATCTTGTCGAGCTCGCTCTCGCGGTCCTGCTTGTCCGCGATCGTGAGGGCCTTGGAGAGCTCCTCGCGCACGGCCGCCTCGACGGCGGCGTAGGCGTCGTCCTCGTAGTCGAGGAAGACCGGGAACTCGGTCTGCTCACGGCTGGTCTGGTCGGCGACGGCCTGCTGGGCCTTGCACAGCACCTTGATGAAGGGCTTGGCGGCCTCGAGACCCTCGGCGACGGTCTGCTCGTTGGGGCCGACAGCCCCTTCGGCGACCAGCTTCAGCGTCTGGGTGGTGGACTCGGCCTCGACCATCATGATCGCGACGTCGCCGTCCTCCATGACACGGCCGGCGACGACCATGTCGAAGGTGGCACCCTCGAGCTCGGCGTGGGTCGGGAAGCCCACCCACTGGCCGTCGATCAGGGCGACGCGGACGCCGCCGAGCGGGCCGGAGAAGGGGATCCCGGAGATCTGCGTGGACATCGAGGCCGCGTTGATGGCGACGACGTCGTACAGGTGCTCGGGGTGCAGGGCCAGGATCGTCTCGACGATCTGGATCTCGTTGCGCAGGCCCTTCTTGAAGGAGGGGCGCAGCGGCCGGTCGATCAGGCGGCAGGTGAGGATGGCGTCCTCGGAAGGACGGCCCTCACGCCGGAAGAACGAGCCGGGGATACGGCCGGCGGCGTACATCCGCTCCTCGACGTCCACCGTCAGGGGGAAGAAGTCGAGGTTCTCCTTGGGGCGCTTCGAGGCGGTGGTGGCCGACAGGACGACGGTCTCGTCGTCCAGGTAGACCGTGGCCGAACCGGCGGCCTGACGGGCCAGACGGCCGGTCTCGAAGCGAATGGTACGGGTGCCGAACTTGCCGTTGTCAATGACGGCTTCGGCCGAGTAAACGCCCTCCATGGGCGACCTCCTACTACATGTTGCGGTCCGCCGCGCCGGAGCCGGACAGGCTCTCGGCACAGCGATGTACTTTCCGCGACGTGCCCCGGAGGTGATGACGGCCGGTCATCGATCGAAGCCCACGGCACACCCGTGACGGGTGGTGTCCGGAGACCACTACCGAGGACCGACCCCTGGTACCGGGGTGACGGCGCGGTGGCGTGCGAGTGGCTTCCGGTGTCGGAGGCCACTCTGGTTACACCTTACTAACAAAGAGGGAGCGGCCGAAGCCACTCCCTCCGAATCAACCTAGCGGCGCAGACCCAGACGCTCGATCAGCGAGCGGTAGCGGGTGATGTCCTGCTTGGCGATGTACTTGAGCAGACGGCGGCGGCGGCCGACCATCAGGAGCAGGCCACGACGGCTGTGGTGGTCGTGCTTGTGGTCCTTGAGGTGCTCGGTGAGCTCCGTGATGCGGTGCGTGAGCAGCGCGATCTGAACCTCGGGGGAGCCGGTGTCGCCCTCAGCGGTGGCGTACTCGGCGATGATCTTTTCCTTGGTGGCGGTGTCGATCGACACAACGCTCCTTCTGTTTCAAGAGTCGGTACGCAGGGCGAACCCCGGTACTTGACAGGGTTCAGACGCGGTGACCGCGCGTACGAACAGTCACCGTCGCGTGTGGTGCGCGCGGCCCGTCGCCGATGGCGCGGGTGCACCGCGCTCCCGCCGAATCCGCTCCCCGAGAGGGGCGCGACTCACCGCGGGCACACGTGGACGGACCCACACTACCGCAAACCACGTGGCGAAGCGCCCTGGTCACGGGTCGTGGAAAACACAGCCGGACGCGGAATCAGGCCGCACCCGATCAGGCCAAGCCCAGGACCTCGCGACAGCGGTCGACGTCGCGGCGCATCGCCACGATGAGTTCTTCGATGTCGTCGAAGCGCTCCTGGCCGCGGATCCGCGCGGTGAAGTCGACGGCCATGCGCAGGCCGTACAGCTCCAGGTCGTCGCGGTCGAGCGCGTAGGCCTCCACCGTGCGCTCGGCGCCGTCGAACGTGGGGTTGGTGCCGACCGAGATCGCCGCTGGCCAGCGGGACTCCTGCCCCTCGACCGGCTCCAGGCGGCTCAGCCACCCGGCGTAGACGCCGTCACCGGGCACGGCGGTGTCCGCCGGGAGGTCGGCGTTGGCGGTGGGGAAGCCCAGGAGTTCGCGGCCGCGGGCGGCGCCGTGCACGATCTCGCCGCACACGCGGTGCGGGCGGCCCAGGAGCTCGGCCGCGGCGGCCACGTCGCCCTCGTCCAGGAGGCCGCGGATCCGCGTGGAGGTGATGGTGTCGCCCTCGGCGACCAGGCGCACGCCGTCGGCGGTGAAGTCGTACTTCTCCCCCAGGTCGGCCAGGACGGCCACGTTCCCGGCGGCTCGGTGGCCGAAGCGGAAGTCCTCACCGACCACCACGGCCGCGGCGTGGAGCCGCTCGACCAGCACCCGCTGAACGAAATCCTCGGCGCTGAGCGAGGACAGCTCTCCGCTGAAGGGCAGGACACACACGGCGTCGGCGCCGAGGGGCTCCATGAGCTCGACGCGGTGTTCGACAGGGGTCAGGACCGGCGGGGTGACCCCGCGCAGCACCTTCTGGGGGTGCGGGTCGAAGGTGACCACGACGACGGGGAGGCCGAGTTCGCGCCCGTGGGCGCGCGCGGAGCCCAGGATCGCCTGGTGGCCGCGGTGCACCCCGTCGAAGACGCCGATCGCCACCACGGACCGCCCCCAGTCGGAGGGAATGTCCTCCAGCCCGTCCCATCGCCGCACGTTCGGTCCCCTTGCTGTGAAGTGGTCTGGTTGTTCCTGAGACAAGCGTGCCATGTCGGCGGCCCAGCTTCCGACACGCGGGCGGTGTGGCCCGGCGCACTCCGCGGCGCACCCGGTCGGGTCTCTGCCGTGGGCAAAGAAGGGTTGGCATGACCCGGGAACGCGGTTTACCGTGCCCGGATGGCGATGATCGACACCGGTACGACGCGTTTGGCCTACGACGAGGCCGGGGCAGGGCCCGCGGTCGTGCTCGTGCACGCGGGTGTGGCCGACCGTCGGATGTGGGACCACCAGTTCGCGGAGCTGGCCAAGGACCACTGGGTGGTGCGCTACGACTGGCGCGGCTACGGGGGTTCGGCCGACCACGAGGGTCCGGTCCGGCACCACGAGGACCTGTTGGCGTTGATGGACGCGCTGGAGATCCCGGAGGCCACCCTGTTCGGCGCGTCCTACGGGGGCGCCTACGCGGTCGACGCGGCCCTGGCCGCCCCGGAGCGGGTGAACGCGCTGGCGCTGGTCTGCCCGGGAATGTCGGGACACGTGTGGCCGGAGGTCTTCGTTCGGACCGGACAGCAGATGGCCCTGGCCGCGGTGCCGCACGTACGGCTGGTGGCGTATCAGGAGGGCAACGCCGATCCGGACCCGGCAGACGTGGCGGCGATGGCCGACGCCCAGGCCAGGTTCATGGTCCTGGGCCCGGGCCGCTCCCCCGACGAGATGCCCGTCGAGGCCTGGGACCTGTCGCTGCTGATGCTGCGCGAGATGTACGCCCGCCGCTGGTCGAGCCCGGCCAACCACACCCAGTGGCCCGAGCGCCCGGCGGTGGACCGCCTGCACGAGATCGGCGTGCCCACCCTGGTCGTCAAGGGCCTCTCCGAGGTCCCCCAGGTCCAGGACGTCGCCGACCTCTACAAGGCGGG
This DNA window, taken from Nocardiopsis exhalans, encodes the following:
- a CDS encoding bifunctional riboflavin kinase/FAD synthetase; this encodes MRRWDGLEDIPSDWGRSVVAIGVFDGVHRGHQAILGSARAHGRELGLPVVVVTFDPHPQKVLRGVTPPVLTPVEHRVELMEPLGADAVCVLPFSGELSSLSAEDFVQRVLVERLHAAAVVVGEDFRFGHRAAGNVAVLADLGEKYDFTADGVRLVAEGDTITSTRIRGLLDEGDVAAAAELLGRPHRVCGEIVHGAARGRELLGFPTANADLPADTAVPGDGVYAGWLSRLEPVEGQESRWPAAISVGTNPTFDGAERTVEAYALDRDDLELYGLRMAVDFTARIRGQERFDDIEELIVAMRRDVDRCREVLGLA
- a CDS encoding alpha/beta fold hydrolase, with the protein product MAMIDTGTTRLAYDEAGAGPAVVLVHAGVADRRMWDHQFAELAKDHWVVRYDWRGYGGSADHEGPVRHHEDLLALMDALEIPEATLFGASYGGAYAVDAALAAPERVNALALVCPGMSGHVWPEVFVRTGQQMALAAVPHVRLVAYQEGNADPDPADVAAMADAQARFMVLGPGRSPDEMPVEAWDLSLLMLREMYARRWSSPANHTQWPERPAVDRLHEIGVPTLVVKGLSEVPQVQDVADLYKAGIEGARLLELPDTGHLPSVERPGELTAALVEFLKELPQRPPE